GCCTGGAGTTCTGGGACGCCACCGGGCTCGGCGTCATCATGGGCACCCACCGCCGGGCCGGCCGGGTCGGGCGGCGGCTGGTGCTCCGGGAAGTGCCGGTCCAGTTGCAGCGCCTGCTGGTGGCGACCCGGCTGCACCGCATCCTGGCGGTCGAGGGAGCGGTGCAGGACCCCTGCGGGACGACGCTCCCCGCGCTCGGCTAGCCCGCGCCCGGCCCACGCGCGTTCGGCGCCCGGGCCGGCGGCGGGAGGCGGACGGCGCACGGCCGGGTTCGTGTGCGGACGGCTCGGCGCCGGAACCACCCCTGTGTGGTGACCCGTCGTGTCCATGTGGGAAAGTCTCCGCTCAGGTGTCCGAGTGGCGGGGAGCAGCGACGTGGGTCAGCCGAGCGGGGAGTTCCGGGGGGACGGGGTGCGCCCGCGCAGCGGGGAACTGGTCAGCGGTGAACGGCTGGTGGTGGTCGGCGGCCCGGAGGGCTCCGAGGCCCGGCACTGCCCGGACGAGTGGATGCCGCAGCCCCGCCGGATTCGCGGCCTCGTGCAGGCCCGGCCGGAGCTCGGCCCCAGCCCGGCCGTCGGCCCGCTCGCCCTGGGCGCCGGCCCCGGCGACCTGCGGCTGCTGGACCGCGACGCCGACATCGCCGCCCTGCTGGAACAGCTCCGGGCCGGACGGTCGGTGCAACTGCTCGGCCAGGCCGGCTCGGGCCGCTCCGCGCTGCTCGCGGCCGTCGCCGAGGCGGCCGGGGAACTCGCCCCGGACGGCGTGGTACGGCTGAGCGGCTACCGGCGCACCACCGCCGACCTGCTCCAGGACCTGTTCGCCGCCACCCACCAGGCCCCCGACTTCCGCCCGGACCGCGAACAGCTGGCCGAACTGCTGGCCGGCGTCGCCGCGGTGGTGGTGATCGACGACGTCGAGCCGTCCGGCGAGGAACTGGAGGAACTGCTCGCCTTCGCCCCCGAGTGCGCGTTCCTGCTGGCCACCCTCCCCGACACCCCGCCCGCGCCCCCCGGCTCCCGGCTGCGCGACCACCTGGTGGCCGGCCTGTCCCGCCCCGCCTGCCTGACCCTCGCCGCCCGACTGGCCGGACGCCCCCTGGACGAGGCCGAACGGGCCTGGGCGGTGGACCTCTGGTTCGAGTCCGAGGGCCTGCCGCTGCGCTTCGTCCGGGCCGCCGCGCTGCTGCGCCAGCGCGACGTCACGGTGGACGCGCTGATCGCCGCGCAGGAGGACCGGCGGAGCGTGTTCGGCTCCGTCCACGAGTACGAACTGCCCCGCGATCCGGCCGAGTTGGAACGCGAACTGCGCCGCCAGGTGCCGCTGCCCTCGGTGGGGGAGAGCGCCGCCCCGGCCCGCCGCCTGGTCCAGGGGCTGAGCGAGTCGGCCCGGCTGGTGCTGCGCCTCGCGCTCGCCCTCGGCGGGGAGTGCCCGACCGCGCCGCACCTGCCCGCCCTGGTCGACGTCGGCCTCGGCGAGAGCGCCCTGCAGGAACTCGTCGAAACCGGACTGGCGGTCTCCGTCGGCGGCCACCACCGCCTCACCGAGGGCGTGCTCGACGCGCTGCTGCCCGAGGTCGAGGACGACGGCAACGGCCTGCCCGCGCCGTTCGCCCCCGGCGGGATCGCGCACGGCGCCGCCGAACACCTCGCCTGGTGGGTCGGCCACGCCTCGGTCTCCACCCGGCAGGTCGCCGCCGAGGCCGAGGTGATCCTCGCCGTGCTGCTCGCCGAACGCGACGCCGACCGCCCCGCCGAGGTGCTCCGGCTGGCCCGGGCCGCCGCCCCCGCGCTCGCGCTGTCGCTGCGCTGGGGCGCCTGGGAACGCGCCCTGCACCTCGGCCTGGAAGCCGCCAGGATGCTCGGCGCGCCCGCCGAACAGGGCTGGTTCCACCACGAGTTGGGCGTGTACGCGCTCTGCGCGGGCAGCCCCCAGCGGGCCGCCGCCGAACTGGAGGCGGCGATCGCGCTGCGCGCCGCCGCGGGCGAACAGCGCGGCGGGGCCGCCGCCCGCCGGATGCTCGACCTGGTCCGGCTGGAGGAGACCGCCGCACTCACCGCCGGCCCCGACAGCGAACCCGCCCGCCGCCGCCGCGCCATCCGGGCGATCGCCCAGGTGGTGCCCGGCCGGCTGCGCAAGCGGGCCCCGCGCGGCGCCCGCAAGACCGTCCTGCTGGCCGGCGCCGCCGTGATGGCGCTCGGCGTCCTCGGCACCGCGATCGGCGTCGCCGCCGGCGGGGACGACCACCCCGGAGGCGACCGCACCGGCAACTCCGCGGACGACCTGCCCCCGCTCGACCCCACCACCTCCCCCCGCCCCAGCAGCTCCCCCGCGCCCGCGCCGTCCGGCAGCGAGAGCCCGTCCGCGACGGACCCGGGCAGCCCGAGCGAGAGCCCGTCGCCCTCCACCGGCGGCCCGGCCACCACCAGCCCGTCGGCCACCCACCGGCCCGGCAGCACCCCGAGCCCGACGGCCACCACGACCAAGCCGGGCACCGGCACCGGCGGCAACGCGGGCGGGACCACCGGCGGGACGACCGGTGGCGGCACGGGCGGCGGTTCCGGCTCCGGCGGGGGCACCGGCTCCGGCGGCGGCACGGGTGGCACCGGCGGCCCGGGCGGCACCGGCGGTACGGGCACCAGCCCGGCGCCGTCCGCCTCCTCCTCGCCCTCCCCGTCGCCCAGCTCCTCGCCGCCCACCAGCCCCCCGGCGACGGGCACGCCCTCGCAGAGCGGTTGACCGCCCGTCAGAGCAGCAGCTGCTCCAGGGTCACGTTCCCGCGGGCGAGGCGGCGCGCGTACGCGGCCCAGGCCGGGCGGGCCAGCAGGGCGTCCAGCGGGTCGGGGGCGTCCGGGCCGAGGGCGCGGCGCAGCAGGCGGCGGGCCAGGCCCAGCGGGGCGCCGCGTGCGCACAGCCAGGCCTCGGCGGCGTCCAGGCCCCCGGCGGCGTGCGCCTCCCGCAGCGGGGCCGCCCAGCCCTCGGCCCACCAGGCGGCGCGTTCGGCGTCCGGGACTTCGGCGAAGGTCGGGGCCAGCGCGGCGGCCAGCCGGCGGCACAGGTCGTCCGCGGCGGGCAGGTCCGGGTACTCGGTGCGGAAGTGCGCCCAGTCCGCGCCGCCGGTGTCGGGGGCGCCGCCGGGGAGGTCGTCCGGGCCGGGCGGGTGCTCCGCCAGGTGGATCTCGCCGCCGGTGAACACCTCGCGCAGCACCCCGTACCGCAGGGCGGTCGACTCGGCGAGCAGCACCGCGTCGTAGAGGTCCTTGCCCTGCGGGTAGGCGTCGGCGGCCA
This is a stretch of genomic DNA from Kitasatospora fiedleri. It encodes these proteins:
- a CDS encoding STAS domain-containing protein; amino-acid sequence: MRITGDHTGLAIEGRLDVRSAADARALLHAAVDGGEGDLVLDLGRLEFWDATGLGVIMGTHRRAGRVGRRLVLREVPVQLQRLLVATRLHRILAVEGAVQDPCGTTLPALG
- a CDS encoding ATP-binding protein, which translates into the protein MGQPSGEFRGDGVRPRSGELVSGERLVVVGGPEGSEARHCPDEWMPQPRRIRGLVQARPELGPSPAVGPLALGAGPGDLRLLDRDADIAALLEQLRAGRSVQLLGQAGSGRSALLAAVAEAAGELAPDGVVRLSGYRRTTADLLQDLFAATHQAPDFRPDREQLAELLAGVAAVVVIDDVEPSGEELEELLAFAPECAFLLATLPDTPPAPPGSRLRDHLVAGLSRPACLTLAARLAGRPLDEAERAWAVDLWFESEGLPLRFVRAAALLRQRDVTVDALIAAQEDRRSVFGSVHEYELPRDPAELERELRRQVPLPSVGESAAPARRLVQGLSESARLVLRLALALGGECPTAPHLPALVDVGLGESALQELVETGLAVSVGGHHRLTEGVLDALLPEVEDDGNGLPAPFAPGGIAHGAAEHLAWWVGHASVSTRQVAAEAEVILAVLLAERDADRPAEVLRLARAAAPALALSLRWGAWERALHLGLEAARMLGAPAEQGWFHHELGVYALCAGSPQRAAAELEAAIALRAAAGEQRGGAAARRMLDLVRLEETAALTAGPDSEPARRRRAIRAIAQVVPGRLRKRAPRGARKTVLLAGAAVMALGVLGTAIGVAAGGDDHPGGDRTGNSADDLPPLDPTTSPRPSSSPAPAPSGSESPSATDPGSPSESPSPSTGGPATTSPSATHRPGSTPSPTATTTKPGTGTGGNAGGTTGGTTGGGTGGGSGSGGGTGSGGGTGGTGGPGGTGGTGTSPAPSASSSPSPSPSSSPPTSPPATGTPSQSG